One genomic window of Halolamina sediminis includes the following:
- a CDS encoding MBL fold metallo-hydrolase: MHVERVSIPVETRAPTGTTNAFLVGESPALLVDPAGRTDELGALVDEQEIDTIAVTHTHPDHVGAVGDYAAETDAELLARRPERFAAATGVEPDRQIREGSVILTGAGPVTVLDTPGHAVDHVAFDLGDGTVVSGDLAVAEGSVVVGAPEGDLRAYLTALRRLWAHDPDRLLPGHGPVIDGDPTPRETLERLIAHRLDRERAVLDAVRGGATDLGSVVDAAYEKDISGVRDLARATVRAHVEKLAVEGAVRWHPETGRVALA; the protein is encoded by the coding sequence ATGCACGTCGAACGCGTCTCGATCCCGGTCGAGACCCGCGCACCGACGGGTACGACCAACGCATTCCTCGTCGGCGAGTCGCCGGCGCTCCTCGTCGACCCCGCGGGACGAACCGACGAACTCGGCGCGCTCGTCGACGAACAGGAGATCGACACCATCGCCGTCACCCACACCCACCCGGACCACGTCGGCGCCGTCGGCGACTACGCCGCCGAGACCGACGCCGAACTGCTGGCCCGCCGTCCCGAGCGCTTCGCCGCTGCGACGGGCGTCGAGCCGGACCGACAGATCCGGGAAGGCTCGGTGATCCTGACCGGCGCCGGGCCGGTGACGGTGCTCGACACGCCGGGCCACGCCGTCGATCACGTCGCGTTCGATCTCGGCGACGGAACCGTCGTGTCGGGCGACCTCGCGGTCGCGGAAGGCAGCGTCGTCGTCGGCGCGCCGGAAGGTGACCTCCGGGCGTACCTCACCGCGCTCCGCCGGCTGTGGGCACACGATCCCGACCGACTGCTGCCGGGCCACGGCCCCGTGATCGACGGTGATCCGACTCCCCGCGAGACGCTCGAACGCCTGATCGCCCACCGACTCGACCGCGAGCGGGCCGTCCTCGACGCGGTTCGAGGTGGCGCGACCGATCTCGGTTCGGTCGTCGACGCCGCCTACGAGAAGGACATCTCGGGCGTTCGCGACCTCGCGCGGGCGACCGTCCGCGCCCACGTCGAGAAACTGGCCGTGGAGGGCGCAGTGCGGTGGCACCCCGAGACGGGGCGGGTCGCGCTCGCGTGA
- a CDS encoding YkgJ family cysteine cluster protein, with translation MSLTDELDRARELDTDVLADAIESIGFECTRCGACCTREEAPEGDTEPHTATVFPDEIRTLQETDNGDREWRDVARPMPYGLDDDGGETFEWALQADACGDCVFYEEQDGLGACTVHADRPLICETYPFSVALDGTAEPAGDPVDSEGIVRAHECEGLGRDISREEAETLAESLKERAIRELEEAISLRESYEPVAADDGEVVVHDSEGAKRPDGTPVERTE, from the coding sequence GTGTCCCTGACCGACGAGCTCGACCGTGCCCGTGAGCTCGACACCGACGTGCTCGCCGACGCCATCGAGTCGATCGGCTTCGAGTGCACGCGCTGTGGCGCCTGCTGTACCCGGGAGGAAGCGCCCGAGGGCGATACTGAACCCCACACCGCGACGGTGTTCCCCGACGAGATCCGGACGCTGCAGGAAACGGACAATGGCGACCGCGAGTGGCGCGACGTGGCCCGGCCGATGCCGTACGGGCTCGACGACGACGGCGGCGAGACGTTCGAGTGGGCGCTGCAGGCCGACGCCTGCGGCGACTGCGTGTTCTACGAGGAGCAGGACGGCCTCGGCGCGTGTACGGTCCACGCGGACCGGCCGCTGATCTGCGAGACCTATCCGTTCAGCGTCGCGCTCGACGGTACCGCCGAACCGGCCGGCGACCCGGTCGACTCCGAGGGGATCGTCCGCGCCCACGAGTGCGAGGGGCTGGGGCGGGATATTTCCCGGGAGGAGGCCGAGACGCTGGCCGAGTCGCTGAAGGAGCGTGCGATCCGGGAGCTCGAGGAAGCCATCTCACTCCGGGAGAGCTACGAACCCGTCGCGGCCGATGACGGAGAAGTCGTCGTCCACGACTCCGAGGGCGCGAAACGCCCGGACGGCACGCCGGTCGAGCGGACCGAGTGA
- a CDS encoding TRAM domain-containing protein, which translates to MEISDELLCLFSATVREEGERYVVEVPKREIERGSLSAGDTYRVALIDGEGGASDGGTTTTSTDTATGEGEPQPPVEKGEVRYVEVEDIGKQGDGIARVERGYVIIVPGADVGERVKIEVTEVKSNFAVGEIIEE; encoded by the coding sequence ATGGAAATCTCCGACGAACTCCTCTGTCTGTTCAGTGCGACGGTGCGTGAGGAAGGCGAACGGTACGTCGTCGAAGTGCCCAAACGTGAGATCGAGCGCGGCTCGCTCTCAGCCGGCGACACCTACCGCGTCGCCCTGATCGACGGCGAGGGCGGCGCGAGCGACGGCGGCACGACCACCACCTCGACGGACACGGCGACGGGCGAGGGCGAACCCCAGCCGCCCGTCGAGAAAGGCGAGGTCCGCTACGTCGAGGTCGAGGACATCGGCAAGCAGGGCGACGGGATCGCGCGGGTCGAGCGTGGCTACGTGATCATCGTCCCCGGCGCCGACGTGGGCGAACGGGTGAAGATCGAGGTGACCGAGGTGAAGTCGAACTTCGCGGTCGGCGAGATAATCGAGGAGTAG
- a CDS encoding class I SAM-dependent methyltransferase — MKGKEWYQADDVAEEYDAKRFSRGGRLIDRREKQAVLDAVGPVEDRDVLEIACGTGRFTVMLAERGADIVGLDISDAMLAQGREKARQAGVDDRVEFMRGDAARLPFPDDHFDAVVAMRFFHLAPTPRKFMAEMARVSKEQVFFDTFNDFSTRVLYNRLLPMGSHLYGRDEVHDLLDSADLELADAEHDFVLPYGFYRKIPDAMAGQFRKLDTAIGSSSLGETLCSVTWWNAEV; from the coding sequence GTGAAGGGAAAGGAGTGGTACCAGGCCGACGACGTCGCCGAGGAGTACGACGCAAAGCGGTTCTCCCGTGGCGGCCGCCTGATCGATCGCCGGGAGAAGCAGGCGGTCCTCGACGCGGTCGGCCCCGTCGAGGACCGGGACGTGCTCGAGATCGCCTGCGGCACCGGCCGCTTTACGGTGATGCTGGCCGAACGCGGCGCGGACATCGTCGGGCTGGACATCTCGGACGCGATGCTGGCCCAAGGTCGGGAGAAGGCCCGACAGGCCGGCGTCGACGACCGCGTGGAGTTCATGCGCGGCGACGCCGCGCGGCTCCCCTTCCCCGACGACCATTTCGACGCGGTGGTCGCGATGCGCTTTTTCCACCTCGCGCCCACCCCCCGGAAGTTCATGGCGGAGATGGCCCGCGTCTCGAAGGAACAGGTGTTCTTCGACACGTTCAACGACTTCAGCACGCGGGTGCTGTACAACCGACTGCTCCCGATGGGCTCACACCTCTACGGCCGTGACGAGGTCCACGACCTGCTGGACTCCGCGGACCTCGAACTCGCCGACGCCGAACACGACTTCGTGCTGCCCTACGGCTTCTACCGGAAGATCCCCGACGCGATGGCGGGGCAGTTCCGGAAGCTCGACACCGCGATCGGAAGCTCGTCGCTGGGCGAGACGCTCTGTTCGGTCACCTGGTGGAACGCCGAGGTGTAG
- a CDS encoding PPOX class F420-dependent oxidoreductase, with translation MIPDSHVDIFESESFAHFSTVGPDGVPHTTPVWVDHEDREYVLINTARGRRKEKNVRHNPKVGVSVCDPEDPYRYVAVRGEAELTEEGAKEHIDELAQRYFDVEEYPHHGEESGPRVLIKIPTERIMTSG, from the coding sequence GTGATTCCTGACTCCCACGTCGACATCTTCGAGTCCGAGTCGTTCGCCCACTTCTCGACGGTCGGCCCCGACGGCGTCCCGCATACGACGCCGGTCTGGGTCGATCACGAGGACCGGGAGTACGTGCTGATCAACACCGCTCGCGGCCGCCGGAAGGAGAAGAACGTCCGGCACAACCCCAAGGTCGGGGTCTCTGTCTGTGATCCGGAGGATCCCTACCGCTACGTCGCGGTCCGGGGGGAGGCCGAGCTCACCGAGGAGGGGGCGAAGGAGCATATCGACGAGCTCGCACAGCGCTACTTCGACGTGGAGGAGTACCCACACCACGGCGAGGAGTCCGGCCCGCGCGTGCTGATCAAGATCCCGACCGAGCGGATCATGACCTCCGGGTAG
- a CDS encoding glycosyltransferase family 2 protein, protein MELSVVVPTLNGRDRLAASLDSLAARAPGAEVVVVNGPSADGTTGMVRERDDVEVLVEVADRCINVARNAGIAAASGDAIALLGFDLQVAAGWIDAIRDGLAAASVVTGPTSRGDDAPDGPERRTIAGRDVTYFAGDNVAFRASTLRETLDGFDEYLRTGGARDAAHRLAGTGYEVTWRDGMAATGNDDDAGDGPGPHGPDEEQRNWKYRSLSYRLTKNYGPRPTVARRTLAHAASDAAAAARAVLGGEGSPSSWFGSGRDVISGIARGSADGLVARARDRSDRRNPRGLSVERERAVATYDRR, encoded by the coding sequence ATGGAACTCTCGGTCGTGGTCCCGACGCTCAACGGTCGGGACCGCCTCGCGGCCAGCCTCGACTCGTTGGCCGCGCGTGCGCCCGGCGCGGAGGTGGTCGTCGTCAACGGCCCCTCCGCCGACGGCACCACCGGGATGGTGCGGGAACGCGACGACGTGGAGGTGCTCGTCGAGGTGGCCGACCGCTGTATCAACGTCGCTCGCAACGCCGGCATCGCCGCCGCCAGCGGCGACGCGATCGCGCTGCTGGGGTTCGATCTGCAGGTCGCGGCGGGGTGGATCGACGCGATTCGGGACGGGCTTGCGGCCGCGAGCGTCGTCACCGGGCCGACCAGCCGCGGCGACGACGCCCCCGACGGGCCCGAGCGCCGGACGATCGCCGGCCGGGACGTGACGTACTTCGCCGGCGACAACGTCGCGTTCCGCGCCTCGACGCTCCGGGAGACGCTGGACGGGTTCGACGAGTACCTCCGGACCGGCGGCGCGCGCGACGCCGCCCACCGCCTCGCCGGCACGGGGTACGAGGTGACGTGGCGCGACGGGATGGCCGCGACGGGGAACGACGACGACGCCGGCGACGGGCCGGGACCACACGGCCCGGACGAGGAGCAGCGGAACTGGAAGTACCGATCGCTCAGCTACCGACTGACGAAGAACTACGGGCCGCGGCCGACCGTTGCGCGGCGGACGCTCGCACACGCCGCCAGCGACGCCGCCGCGGCCGCCCGCGCCGTGCTCGGCGGCGAGGGGAGCCCCTCTTCGTGGTTCGGGAGCGGTCGGGACGTGATCTCCGGGATCGCCCGCGGGAGCGCCGACGGGCTGGTCGCTCGGGCCCGGGATCGGAGCGACAGGCGCAACCCCCGCGGGCTCTCCGTCGAGCGGGAGCGGGCGGTCGCGACGTACGATCGCAGGTAG